A window of Pseudodesulfovibrio hydrargyri contains these coding sequences:
- a CDS encoding peptidylprolyl isomerase — protein sequence MKYFRLRFTPLLLACSLILALSARPAQAGPDPVVVMETSMGRIMIMLSTKDAPKTVANFLKYVNAGFYDNTVFHRVVKQGRGEKGMAVVQGGGYTFPINRKRPLFPPIPNEAGTGLMNEKGTIAMARADAPDSATCEFFFNVKDNPVLDFSRSSSQTGAGSYSQQTTAGYCAFGKIIRGMDVVEKISEVQTARAGRMEDVPVNPVFLKKAYVAR from the coding sequence ATGAAATACTTCCGTCTCCGGTTCACTCCCCTGCTGCTGGCCTGCTCCCTGATCCTGGCCCTTTCCGCCCGTCCGGCCCAGGCCGGGCCCGACCCCGTGGTCGTCATGGAGACCTCCATGGGCCGGATCATGATCATGCTCTCCACCAAGGACGCGCCCAAGACCGTGGCCAACTTCCTCAAATATGTGAACGCCGGGTTCTACGACAACACCGTCTTCCACCGGGTCGTCAAGCAGGGCCGGGGCGAAAAGGGCATGGCCGTGGTCCAGGGCGGGGGCTACACCTTCCCGATCAACCGCAAGCGCCCGCTGTTTCCGCCCATCCCCAACGAGGCGGGCACCGGGCTGATGAACGAGAAGGGAACCATCGCCATGGCCCGGGCCGACGCCCCGGACTCGGCCACCTGCGAGTTCTTCTTCAACGTCAAGGACAACCCGGTCCTGGATTTCAGCCGATCCTCCTCGCAGACCGGCGCGGGCTCCTATTCGCAGCAGACCACCGCCGGATACTGCGCCTTCGGCAAGATCATCCGGGGCATGGACGTGGTCGAGAAGATCAGCGAGGTCCAGACCGCCCGGGCTGGCCGCATGGAAGACGTGCCGGTCAATCCGGTGTTCCTCAAGAAGGCCTACGTGGCCCGGTAG
- the aroE gene encoding shikimate dehydrogenase: MPRAYGIIGWPLGHTMSPALHNWGFAELGLDARYEAWPLEPEDLPAFMERVRTEPIHGLSVTIPHKRAVMAHLDRISDRALAIGAVNTVHWDGDTLCGENTDVIGVVAPLRSLDPLPRSAMVLGAGGAARAAVAGFLELGIPRVAVSNRTQSKGEGLAADFGVACVPWDERMDGGWELVCNTTPLGMSGDMQELTPWDADRFEDGAVAYDIVYNPLETRFLAEAGAAGCRTVSGLEMFLHQGLAQFRLWTGRDMDEAGARRLLLAALRS, from the coding sequence GTGCCCCGCGCCTACGGCATCATCGGCTGGCCGCTGGGCCACACCATGTCCCCGGCCCTGCACAACTGGGGATTCGCCGAACTCGGCCTGGACGCGCGCTACGAGGCCTGGCCGCTGGAGCCGGAGGATCTGCCCGCGTTCATGGAGCGCGTGCGCACCGAACCGATCCACGGGCTGTCCGTGACCATCCCGCACAAGCGGGCGGTCATGGCCCATCTGGACCGCATATCCGACCGGGCCCTGGCCATCGGCGCGGTCAACACCGTCCACTGGGACGGCGACACCCTGTGCGGCGAGAACACCGACGTCATCGGCGTGGTCGCCCCCCTGCGTTCGCTCGATCCCCTGCCGCGCTCGGCCATGGTGCTCGGCGCGGGCGGCGCGGCCCGCGCGGCCGTGGCCGGTTTTTTGGAGCTGGGCATCCCGCGCGTGGCCGTGTCCAACCGCACCCAGTCCAAGGGCGAGGGGCTGGCCGCGGACTTCGGGGTGGCCTGCGTCCCCTGGGACGAGCGCATGGACGGCGGCTGGGAGCTGGTCTGCAACACCACGCCGCTGGGCATGTCCGGCGACATGCAGGAACTGACCCCGTGGGACGCGGACCGCTTCGAAGATGGTGCGGTGGCCTACGATATAGTATACAACCCGCTTGAAACCCGATTCCTGGCCGAGGCCGGGGCCGCCGGGTGCCGCACCGTCTCGGGACTCGAGATGTTCCTGCACCAGGGGCTGGCCCAGTTCAGGCTGTGGACCGGGCGGGACATGGACGAGGCCGGGGCGAGACGACTGCTCCTCGCGGCCCTCCGGTCATAA
- a CDS encoding HDOD domain-containing protein — MSRRDEILLACEKVVAMPTCVRKAGALLDGPETDLARLSRIIEHDPGLTANLLKVVNASDLASDRPVLTAREALDVLRSPEVLRFFISTGVAPYYVHVIAGYDQAPSQFLQHSTTVAIASRELAAALKLDAPGHVYTAGLLSGIGKLLLGAYVQVDLRQILHMVFDEGMAFDRAEDRMLGINHAELGGIVLERWGLPDALTRVVCHHLRPDEYEGRDVVLDLVHVGNVLAKMIGVGLGADGLNYEVSPSVVERLGVTSAILDRVSAEVVVELQSLWDLFLECSDDFCNL; from the coding sequence ATGAGCCGACGAGACGAAATCCTGCTGGCCTGCGAGAAGGTAGTGGCCATGCCGACCTGCGTACGCAAGGCCGGGGCCCTGCTGGACGGGCCGGAAACCGACCTCGCCCGGCTGTCGCGGATCATCGAGCACGACCCCGGCCTGACCGCCAACCTGCTCAAGGTGGTCAACGCCTCGGACCTGGCCTCGGACCGCCCTGTGCTGACCGCGCGCGAGGCCCTGGACGTGCTCAGGTCGCCCGAGGTCCTGCGTTTCTTCATCTCCACGGGCGTGGCCCCCTACTATGTCCACGTCATCGCGGGCTACGATCAGGCCCCGAGCCAGTTCCTGCAGCATTCCACCACCGTGGCCATCGCCTCCCGCGAGCTGGCCGCCGCGCTCAAGCTGGATGCGCCCGGACACGTCTACACCGCCGGGCTGCTGTCCGGCATCGGCAAGCTCCTGCTCGGGGCGTACGTCCAGGTGGACCTGCGCCAGATCCTGCATATGGTCTTTGACGAGGGCATGGCCTTCGACCGGGCCGAGGATCGCATGCTCGGCATCAACCACGCGGAATTGGGCGGCATCGTGCTCGAGCGCTGGGGGCTGCCCGACGCCCTGACCAGGGTGGTCTGCCACCACCTGCGCCCGGACGAATACGAGGGCCGGGACGTGGTCCTGGACCTGGTCCACGTGGGCAACGTGCTGGCCAAGATGATCGGCGTGGGGCTCGGCGCGGACGGCCTCAATTACGAGGTCTCGCCCTCGGTGGTCGAGCGGCTGGGCGTCACGTCCGCGATCCTGGACAGGGTCTCGGCCGAAGTGGTGGTCGAGCTGCAGTCCCTGTGGGACCTGTTTCTCGAATGCTCCGACGACTTCTGCAACCTGTAG